TGCAATGCGCTGCATATTACTACCAGATGTGGCTATTTGGCGTACAGCTTTTCCTTGTTCACCCATCAATAGCCTGTAATAAATTTCTCGAATTATCATTGGTGCGAGGATAGGAATATCTTGGGGCGTATCTAAAAGCCTTGTGAGTCTGATGGCGCAATCAATCAAAGATGCTGAAGCATTACTGATGAATAAGCCTCTGACAGAGTGTTCTTTTTTATCGATATTTGGTCTAGTTTGGGCAATAATCTCACAGAGTTGAATTGGGTCTAAATTCAACTTGAATCCTAAATAGGGTTTATCGGGTGTTGCTTCTACAACAAATCCATGAATGGGCAAATCAACGGAAACAACCAGATATTGACCTTCGCCATAAAAATAGCTTTCTTCACCCAGCAGCGCTTTTTTTTTACCCTGAACCACGATCGCCAAAATTGGTTGATAAACAGCGCAGATTGCGGTATTGGGCGAAGACTCCCGCATAAATTCCATCTGAGAAATCGCCGTTTTATGAGTCCCGTTTCCTTTTGCAGCGGTGTGCTTTTCTAGTAATGCTGCTAGTTGTTGACATTCATCTATAACTGTAATTTGCGTCAGCAGTTCCATCGCCATATTAGTTTCTCATTCCCCTTCTCACACTCATTATATGAGTAAAGCTTTGGAGAATTAGGCAAGGAATTGCGATCTTTGTGCATTTCAACATCTTGGTATTGCCAATATTATGAACATATACAAAAGGGCAGGCGAAAGAATTAGGCAACTAAGTCAGTAAGAAAATCAAGCCTCCCAAGATATATGTCTCTGAACACCAAGGAAAATTACTATGTTCAACGTGGAAAATAAAGTTATTGCCATTACCGGTGCTAGTAGTGGGATTGGAGAAGCGACTGCTAAATTACTCGCTAAACACGGTGCAAAAGTTGTTTTAGGTGCAAGACGAACTGAAAAGCTAGAAAAAATTGTTGCAGAGATTCACACCTCTGGCGGTCAAGCCGAATTCAAAGCGGTAGATGTCACCAGTCGCCAAGATGTAAAAGCGTTTATTGACTTTGCTGTAGAAAAGTTTGGGCGGATTGATGTTATTTATAACAATGCAGGTATTATGCCTTTGTCGCATCTCAACGACTTGAAAGTTGAGGAATGGGACAACATGATTAACGTCAATATTCATGGTGTATTGAATGGAATTGCAGCTGGTTTACCGATTATGGAAGCCCAAGGTAGTGGTCAGTTTATTAATACTGCTTCCATCGCTTCTCATGCAGTATTCCCTACAGCTGCGGTTTACTGCGCGACAAAATATGCTGTGTGGGCGATATCTGAAGGATTGCGCCAGGAATCCAAAAATATCCGCGTCACTACAATTTCTCCTGGTGTAGTTGAGACTGAACTTGGTTCTGATATTAGCCAAGAGTCAGGCAAAGATGCGTTAAAAGAATTCCGCAAAGTTTCACTGCAACCAGATGCGATCGCTCAAGCAGTCTTGTATGCTGTGTCTCAACCGGATAATGTAGATATTAATGAAGTGATTGTCCGACCAACAGCCAGCCCTGTGTAAAGTTTATTTCCCAATACAAAAGCGGCTAAAAATGCGATCTAAAACCGACTCGGTAACTTCTTCGCCAGTAATTTCTCCTAATGCTTGAATAGCACCACGCAAATCAATTGTCCAAAAGTCAAGGGGTAATTGTTGAGCAATTGTAGCTTGTACTTGTTCTAAGGAGATTTTAGCTTGAGTTAAAGCGGCTGCTTGTCTTTGATTAATTGCTAAATCCATATCAGCCGCTTGAATTTTTTCTAGTTTTACTTTTGCTAAAATGGCTGTTTCTAAATCATCAATCCCTTGATTTTGAGAAGCGGCGGTGAGGATTTTAGATTTTGGATTTTGGATTTTGGATTGGAGGTCTTTGCTTGTAGTTTCATCAACTAAATCAACTTTATTAATGACTAAAATTAAGGGACGATGTTGTACTTGGGCGTAAATTTCTTGGTCGCCTTCAGTCCAACCTGCGCCAGCATCGATGGTAAACAAAACTAAATCGGCAGCATTAGCAGCACGACGCGATCGCTCTACGCCGATTTTTTCTACTTGGTCTGCGGTTTCTCGAATGCCTGCGGTGTCTAGCACTTGTATAGGAATTCCACCCACCACTAATTGCGATTCCACCACATCGCGGGTTGTGCCGGGTAAGTCGGTAACAATGGCGCGATCGCTCCGGCTCCAAGCATTCAACAAGCTTGATTTACCCACATTCGGACGACCGACAATTGCCACTTTTAACCCTGTACGCAACAGTTCACCTTTATCTCTAGTTGTTAATAATTGGGTAATTTCTGCGGTAATCTTGTCAATTTCTGAGATAATGCTCTTATCATCCAGCGGGGGTAAATCTTCCTCAAAATCAATTCGCGCTTCAATTTCTGCCAAAATATCCAAACAGTTAGCGCGTAACTGGCGGATGGGATGAGCTAATTTTCCTTGTAAACCAGCTAAAGCAGTTTGGGCGGCTTGGGGAGATTTCGCCCCGACTAAATCAGCAATACTTTCGGCTTGGGTTAAATCTAGTCTGCCATTCAAAAACGCTCGTAAGGTAAATTCTCCCGGCTGTGCTAATCTTGCGCCATTTTCCAGACATAATTGCAAAACTTGTTGGACAGCAATAATTCCACCATGACAATGAAATTCCACCACATCTTCGCGGGTGTAAGAACGCGGTGCTTTCATTACTAACAGTAAGGCTTCATCTATTAGTTGTTGCGTCTGGGGATGGCGAATGTAACCGTAGAGAATGCGATGGCTTTCCCAAGCTTGCTTTCCGGGGGCGTGAAATAACATTTGGGCGATCGCCATTGCTTGGGAACCAGACACGCGCACAATACTGACGCTACCTTGTTGGGGGACAACAGCAGTAGCGATCGCCGCGATGGTTCCAGTAGTGGCAAAGATTTCTGACATTGTTTATTTATCTCCAGCAGAGGCAAGGCAGCGCGTTGGGCGGCTTTGCCGACTTGAAGCGACTGCCGCGCAGAGGCGCAAAGGTCTTTTTGAGAGTTAGTTCTTAAGTGCCAAGGTTAAGCCGTCGGCGATGGGAATTAAACTAAGGGTAATGCGGGAATCTTGGTGGAGTTTTTGATTGAAAGCGCGGATTTTTTTGGTGCGATTGTCTTGAACTTGGCTATCTGCAACTCTACCTGACCATAAAACATTATCAATGACAATTAATCCACCTGGACGGACTAGTTGTAGCGATCGCTCATAATAATTATCATAATTGCTTTTGTCGGCATCGATGAACGCAAAATCAAAGGTTTCGGCTTCATCACTGGCTAACAAACTATCCAAAGTTTCCAGTGCTGGGGCGATATGTAGATCTATTTTCTCGGCGACTCCGGCTTGTTGCCAATAACGACGAGCGATCGCGGTAAACTCTTCACTAATATCACAAGCTACAACTTTGCCTGTTTTTGGCAGTGCTAACGCCACAACTAAAGTACTATAGCCCGTAAATACCCCAATTTCTAAAGTTTTCTGCGCTCCTATTAACTTTACTAGCAAAGACATCAACTGTCCTTGTTCTGGTGCAATTTGCATCCTTCCCATTGGATGTTGGGCGGTTTCTTGGCGTAATTGCGTTAATATTTCTGGTTCGCGCACAGACACAGAAAGCAAATATTCATATAAATTTGGCTCTAAACCCAACGTTTGAGTAGTCATTAATCTGAAAAGCGCTGTAATTGGGAATACATAGTAATTTTAAATTACTCTGAACAAACGTTCTCAAGTTCCTCTGCGTTCTCTGCGTCTCTACGGTTCGTTTTTCAATATGAATATCAACTCAACTTTATCCCTTAACTATAGACAGAAGATAAAAATAATTTTGGTTAATTGATGTCCCCCTCCAGATTGAGTATCCAGATAATCTTATTCCATCTTCAGAGTGATTAATCCTCAAAAATTAATAGCTAACTTAAAAACAGATGAAGAGACTTAAATTCTTTATCTATAAGTAAAGTTGTGTACTTTGTTTTTTGTGGTCAGATTAAGAGCGTGTTTTGGGTGTGAGGAGAATTAATCTCAGTTGAGTATATTTGGCTAATATCCGGGGTAAAAATGCACCAGCTTACGATATGTAAGTAAAAGCAAAATCTATCAGTAAACCTTGGCTTGATTCTTCGATCCAAGGTTTATTTATAGGCATTTTATCACCAAAAAACACAACAATAGATTATCAGGAGAAATCCGATGGTAGCATCAACACAACAAGAAAAATTACAACCGCCACAGCAGCAAAAACCACCAGGTACTGAATCGCAAATGCAGCCAAGACCGAAAGCTAAAGATGAACAGTATCGCGGTAGTGGTAAATTAAAAAATAAAGTTGCATTAATTACAGGTGGAGATAGTGGTATTGGTCGTGCTGTAGCGATCGCATTTGCTAAAGAAGGCGCAGATGTAGCGATTGTTTACCTGAATGAACATGGAGATGCAACAGAAACAAAAAATTTAGTAGAACAACAAGGTAGACGCGCGTTAACTATAGCAGGTGACATTACCGACGAAACTGTTTGTCAAAATGCTGTAAAACAAACACTAGGTGAATTTGGTAAACTAGATATTTTGGTAAATAACGCCGCTGAACAACACCCACAAAAAAGCATTGAAGATATTACCAAAGAACAGTTAGAGAGGACTTTTCGCACAAATATTTTTTCAATGTTTTACCTAACAAAAGCAGCATTAAAACATTTAAAAGCAGGTAGCGCTATCATCAACACTACCTCAGTAACTGCTTATAAAGGTAGTCCTCAACTATTAGATTACTCTGCTACCAAAGGTGCGATCGTGGCTTTTACTCGTTCGCTATCACAAAATTTAGTAGAAAAGAAAATTCGAGTCAATGCTGTCGCACCTGGCCCCATTTGGACACCATTAATTCCCTCAACTTTTCCTGAAGAAAAAGTCGAAACTTTTGGTAAACAAGTACCAATGGAAAGACCAGGACAACCAGAAGAAGTAGCACCTAGTTATGTATTTTTAGCTTCTGATGATGCTTCTTACATTTCTGGTCAAGTCATTCATGTCAATGGTGGAGAAGTTATCAACGGTTAATTAACAAGAAGGAGTTAGAACTTAAAATTATTCTGACTCCCTCTGCATGAAATAAATCATCCCGCAATTAAACAACGCCACAAATTTTTAACTTGCATTGCAGAGTTCTTGAATGACTCGTGAAAATTCCTCAGTCAGAAAGTCTGAACCAGTTGCAAGATAAACTTGCTCTAACTGTTGATAAAACCAGATAGTTCCTTCCTTGCCAGTTTTAAACTCTTGCCAAACGCTGCTACCATGTTGGCGTAAGTCTGCTAATAATGACCTGACATTATGTAGTTTATCGGCTAAAGATACTAACCTAATTGAAGGTGAAGCAAAACGCAGATTGTCTAAATACTTTTGTTTCCGTTCTTCCCAAGGTGGTTTAGGGTGTGTATCAGATTCAGTGCAACCATCAACAATTGCAACGATTGTCTCACCGAAACGCAGACGGATGTCTTCACGAGTAGATTTTCCACCTTGGTCTTCAATACTATCATGTAGTAAAGCGGCGATCGCCTCTGCTTCTGTTCCGCCTGCTTCTAAAACCAGTGCTGCAACACTGAGTAAATGACTAATATAAGGAACACCGCTAATTTTGCGAGTTTGATGCCGATGAAGATGAGTTGCGTAAACTAACGCTGATTCAAAATTGGCTGTTAATTGTACTGTATTCATAATTCATCTTGAAGATAAAGCTGAAATTCTTGAGCAACATCAGCCGCAATACTTTGTCTAAGTTCATAAGGAAATTTTCATTTTATCAGTCTGTAGTTGAGCGAATGTTTGTAAATATTCTAATTACAACTAAAAGGATATACTCTCACTGTGTAGGCAGGGAGCAAGGAGCAGGGAAAAAAATATGCTCTCTCAAAAATTTAGATATTTTATTTTCTGCAAGTGTTAATTTACGCTGCGCTGTACTAGTTGTTTAATCAGCAATGTTATAACGTCGCCTTGCATTGTGAATGTACCAAGTTACATTGTTAATGAGTCGCCTTGCATTGTGAATGTACCCAGTTACATTGTTAATGTGTTGCCTCGCATTGTGAATGTATTAAGTCACGTTGTGAATGTGTTGTCTCACATTGTTAATGCACCGAGCCTACTTTGATGATGTTGGGTTCCGCTACTGCTCCACCCAACCTACTCTTGATGCAGTTTATTCATTAGAGTTTGAATCATCATCATCGAAGTCTGTGATGTCTTCATCCTCAAAGTTTGCTGGTAAGAGTTTCGGCCATTCCACAATCGCCCGTTGAAGATTCGCCCGTTGAAGATTCGCCCCTTCAAGATTCGCCCCTGCAAGATTCACCTCTGCAAGATTCGCCCTTGCAAGATTCGCCCCTGCAAGATTCGCCCATCGAAGATCCGCCGTTTCAAGATCCGCCCCTTCAAGATTCACCTCTCGAATATCTGCCCATCGAAGATCCGCCAATCCAAGCTCCGCCCCTTCAAGATTCACCTCTCGAAGATGCGCCAATCGAAGATCCGCCCGTATAAGATTCGCCTCTCGGAAATTCGCCCTTTCAAGATTCGCACTATGAAAATCTTTTGTCATTAAAATACAGTTTTGTAAATTTAAAAAACTGAGACAATCTAAGCACAATACATCAGCCCTCCAACTAACTCTTTGCCCATGTAAACGAGAAATCCAAGCCCCAAAAGTATTAGAGGCTTTTGGTTTTTCAGATGCTTCAGAAGTTTCAAGATCAGGCCATTCAATCTTGGAAATCCTTTGCGTCACCCTAGCGCAAGCATTTAAAACAACTAATAATGCTTCTTCTGCGTTACGTGCTTGTTGATTGGCTTGATGAAAGCTTTTGATTTCCGGCAAAAGTTCCATTGGCATTCCGTGACGCAACATAAAACCAATTAAATGGCATAACATCTCTTGCCATTTGCCAACATCAACTTTATCTTTATCTTGCTGTAAACGAATTTCATTGATCACGAACTGAAAAAGGTAATTATCCATAGCAGTTGAACCGCATAGTTCTGCCCACTGCTTTAAAGCATCTTTTTCACTCCAGGTTATATATGAATTCTTTTTACTCAGTTCTTGCATTTCATACAGGCGTTTTACTTCCCAGACTATACGCCTTGCAGTTAGATATTCACCAAAGCTTTTATGCGTAAATTCAAAAGTTTCTTCGTCTTGTTTATACCCACTTTTACGGAAATAAAAAGCAGTTAACAGACGAGTTATACCTGCTTTGCTATCTGAAACTTTGAAAACATCTAAAACACGTTTGAGAATCTCCTGTTCACAAAGACTTTCGATTTTTTTAACTGTTGTGGTGCGTCCATCACCTCCATGCCAAGCAGCAATAGCAATACCTTCTAGGATTCTGATAAAATCTTCCTCCTCAACACCTCTAATATGCGGATTATCATCAGCCCAAACTCGCCGATAAACTCGCGTTAATAAAGATGCGTAAATATCATTGAGGTTACTATTTTCAGAGAGGAATGACTTATTTTGGTCATAGCTTAAAGCAACTAAATAATTTAGCAAAGGTTGAGCAGTAATTTCTCGTAACTGACCTTTGTCTAATTCTGTTGGTAAACCATCATATCCGCGATTACTAGCTGAACCGTAAGAACGCCACCACAAATGTCGTTGGTCTTTATCTAACAATTTTTTTTCATCAACGTAATCAGTTTTTTGTTTCTCCTCTATTAAATAAGGCAGAATATACAAAATTTGTTTTTCTTTGCGAAACTCACTGCTGTTATTTTGTACTACTAATTCTCGACCACTAATTAAAACTTGCAAATGAGTCTGGCTGGTGTTTGCTCTATTTACTTCTCCTCTAACTTCGCTCACAAATTTTTGAGCAACATCAGCACCTAGTTTTCCTTGCATTGATAGTTCATCTAAGCCATCAAATATAATTAGCAACCTTGGCACAAAATTATCTTGCTCTAATGGATTAGATGGCAGAGGTGTATCTCGTCGCATTGAGTTGATAAATTTGCCAATTTCAGTAACTAAATCACCTTCTGGATTAAACAAGTGTAGAGGAATAAATAAAACGTGAACTTTTGGTTGATTGGTTTCTTTGTTTAACCAAGTTTTTGCCTGTTTAGCAGCAAATATTTTAGTAAAAGATGATTTACCACTGCCTGGACTACCACTAATAACCCGAATGGCATCTTTGGGGTTGGCTTCATCTAGCCAAGTTTGTAGCTCTGTGTCTAAATCAACAACAATTTTTTGAGTTTTTTGTTCTCTTTTTTCATCGTTACGTTCTTCATAATAAGCACGCAATGATATATAAACCTGCTGCAAGGTAAAAACTTCATCAAACATCC
This window of the Nostoc sp. HK-01 genome carries:
- a CDS encoding AraC family transcriptional regulator, which codes for MAMELLTQITVIDECQQLAALLEKHTAAKGNGTHKTAISQMEFMRESSPNTAICAVYQPILAIVVQGKKKALLGEESYFYGEGQYLVVSVDLPIHGFVVEATPDKPYLGFKLNLDPIQLCEIIAQTRPNIDKKEHSVRGLFISNASASLIDCAIRLTRLLDTPQDIPILAPMIIREIYYRLLMGEQGKAVRQIATSGSNMQRIAEVIKLIKTEYAKPMRVEDLARQASMSVSSFHHHFKKVTSMSPLQYQKQLRLLEARRLMLAEKSDAANAAYQVGYESPSHFSREYSRMFGAPPMKDVERLRLLIAGGRNADTY
- a CDS encoding short-chain dehydrogenase/reductase SDR, producing MFNVENKVIAITGASSGIGEATAKLLAKHGAKVVLGARRTEKLEKIVAEIHTSGGQAEFKAVDVTSRQDVKAFIDFAVEKFGRIDVIYNNAGIMPLSHLNDLKVEEWDNMINVNIHGVLNGIAAGLPIMEAQGSGQFINTASIASHAVFPTAAVYCATKYAVWAISEGLRQESKNIRVTTISPGVVETELGSDISQESGKDALKEFRKVSLQPDAIAQAVLYAVSQPDNVDINEVIVRPTASPV
- a CDS encoding tRNA modification GTPase TrmE, whose protein sequence is MSEIFATTGTIAAIATAVVPQQGSVSIVRVSGSQAMAIAQMLFHAPGKQAWESHRILYGYIRHPQTQQLIDEALLLVMKAPRSYTREDVVEFHCHGGIIAVQQVLQLCLENGARLAQPGEFTLRAFLNGRLDLTQAESIADLVGAKSPQAAQTALAGLQGKLAHPIRQLRANCLDILAEIEARIDFEEDLPPLDDKSIISEIDKITAEITQLLTTRDKGELLRTGLKVAIVGRPNVGKSSLLNAWSRSDRAIVTDLPGTTRDVVESQLVVGGIPIQVLDTAGIRETADQVEKIGVERSRRAANAADLVLFTIDAGAGWTEGDQEIYAQVQHRPLILVINKVDLVDETTSKDLQSKIQNPKSKILTAASQNQGIDDLETAILAKVKLEKIQAADMDLAINQRQAAALTQAKISLEQVQATIAQQLPLDFWTIDLRGAIQALGEITGEEVTESVLDRIFSRFCIGK
- a CDS encoding O-methyltransferase family protein, whose product is MTTQTLGLEPNLYEYLLSVSVREPEILTQLRQETAQHPMGRMQIAPEQGQLMSLLVKLIGAQKTLEIGVFTGYSTLVVALALPKTGKVVACDISEEFTAIARRYWQQAGVAEKIDLHIAPALETLDSLLASDEAETFDFAFIDADKSNYDNYYERSLQLVRPGGLIVIDNVLWSGRVADSQVQDNRTKKIRAFNQKLHQDSRITLSLIPIADGLTLALKN
- a CDS encoding short-chain dehydrogenase/reductase SDR, producing the protein MVASTQQEKLQPPQQQKPPGTESQMQPRPKAKDEQYRGSGKLKNKVALITGGDSGIGRAVAIAFAKEGADVAIVYLNEHGDATETKNLVEQQGRRALTIAGDITDETVCQNAVKQTLGEFGKLDILVNNAAEQHPQKSIEDITKEQLERTFRTNIFSMFYLTKAALKHLKAGSAIINTTSVTAYKGSPQLLDYSATKGAIVAFTRSLSQNLVEKKIRVNAVAPGPIWTPLIPSTFPEEKVETFGKQVPMERPGQPEEVAPSYVFLASDDASYISGQVIHVNGGEVING
- a CDS encoding pentapeptide repeat-containing protein, whose amino-acid sequence is MSKRPGILITKPIGILNKDINVDWRSFFTGIIKVGANAVTTNWGNLPENIVDIGAAVGLAKEPGELAWVLIFQSLIKAMASLVEDNQDLIQQANKHREVNLDDLKIISEHRLSQSLEKLDQEEITIYQDFFENPQDLSIIAAIKTPFAEWLQSLNLNQAQAEAISQRLPIQFISALHEEWANNSDKYARLQAELDTPFIKAVEREAKRELSWRRYFAWLQNQINQRMFDEVFTLQQVYISLRAYYEERNDEKREQKTQKIVVDLDTELQTWLDEANPKDAIRVISGSPGSGKSSFTKIFAAKQAKTWLNKETNQPKVHVLFIPLHLFNPEGDLVTEIGKFINSMRRDTPLPSNPLEQDNFVPRLLIIFDGLDELSMQGKLGADVAQKFVSEVRGEVNRANTSQTHLQVLISGRELVVQNNSSEFRKEKQILYILPYLIEEKQKTDYVDEKKLLDKDQRHLWWRSYGSASNRGYDGLPTELDKGQLREITAQPLLNYLVALSYDQNKSFLSENSNLNDIYASLLTRVYRRVWADDNPHIRGVEEEDFIRILEGIAIAAWHGGDGRTTTVKKIESLCEQEILKRVLDVFKVSDSKAGITRLLTAFYFRKSGYKQDEETFEFTHKSFGEYLTARRIVWEVKRLYEMQELSKKNSYITWSEKDALKQWAELCGSTAMDNYLFQFVINEIRLQQDKDKVDVGKWQEMLCHLIGFMLRHGMPMELLPEIKSFHQANQQARNAEEALLVVLNACARVTQRISKIEWPDLETSEASEKPKASNTFGAWISRLHGQRVSWRADVLCLDCLSFLNLQNCILMTKDFHSANLERANFREANLIRADLRLAHLREVNLEGAELGLADLRWADIREVNLEGADLETADLRWANLAGANLARANLAEVNLAGANLEGANLQRANLQRAIVEWPKLLPANFEDEDITDFDDDDSNSNE